In Neovison vison isolate M4711 chromosome 14, ASM_NN_V1, whole genome shotgun sequence, the following proteins share a genomic window:
- the C14H7orf50 gene encoding uncharacterized protein C7orf50 homolog isoform X2 has translation MGLDPLSVPSWPLAPSRGDTVSGTKQETAPELPALTPEEKRIRDRKLKKERRKEERRRLRESGAAQSLPAKRSGSQLALDYLRGWAEKHENWRFQKTRQTWLLLHMYDSDQVPDELFSTLLAYLEGLRGRARELTVQKAEALMRELDEASSAEPLPQGKTQRIRQVLQLLS, from the exons ATGGGTCTGGACCCCCTCAGCGTTCCTAGCTGGCCCCTGGCACCATCGAGG GGAGACACAGTGTCAGGGACCAAGCAGGAGACAGCCCCCGAGCTGCCTGCGCTGACCCCAGAGGAGAAGAGGATCCGGGACAGGAAGCTGAAGAAGGAGcggaggaaagaggagaggaggcGGCTGCGGGAGTCGGGAGCAGCCCAGAGCCTGCCGGCCAAGCGCTCTGGATCCCAGCTGGCCCTGGACTACCTCCGTGG CTGGGCCGAGAAGCATGAGAACTGGAGATTTCAGAAGACAAGGCAGACGTGGCTGCTGCTGCATATGTATGACAGCGACCAG gttcctgatgagctcttcTCCACCCTGCTGGCCTACCTGGAGGGGCTCAGGGGCCGCGCCCGGGAGCTGACGGTGCAGAAGGCGGAAGCCCTGATGCGGGAGCTGGACGAGGCCAGCAGCGCCGAACCCCTCCCGCAGGGGAAGACCCAGCGCATCCGGCAGGTGCTGCAGCTGCTCTCCTAG
- the LOC122895585 gene encoding cytochrome c oxidase assembly protein COX19, whose product MSTAMNFGSKSFQPRPPDKGSFPLDHFGECRSFKEKFMKCLRDNKFENALCRKESKAYLECRMERQLMAQEPLEKLGFGDLIDGKPEAKTNS is encoded by the exons ATGTCGACGGCGATGAATTTTGGGTCCAAGAGCTTCCAGCCGCGGCCCCCGGACAAGGGCAGCTTCCCTCTAGATCACTTCG GTGAATGCAGAAGCTTCAAAGAGAAGTTCATGAAGTGTCTCCGGGACAATAAATTCGAAAACGCTTTGTGCAGAAAGGAGTCAAAAGCCTATTTAGAATGCAGAATGGAGAG GCAGCTGATGGCACAGGAGCCCCTGGAAAAGCTGGGATTTGGAGATTTGATTGATGGAAAACCAGAGGCAAAAACTAACTCGTGA
- the LOC122895808 gene encoding cytochrome P450 2W1 codes for MALLLLGILLLLLGLWGLLRTCTHTPSPAPRWPPGPRPLPLIGNLHLLRMSQQDRSLMELSERYGPVFTVHLGRQKTVVLAGYEAVKEALVGTGPQLADRPPIAIFQLIQGGGGIFFSSGARWRAARQFTVRTLHSLGVGRGPVASKVLQELRCLMGELDGYRGQPFPLALLGWAPSNITFTLLFGRRFEYQDPVFVSLLSLIDEVMVLLGTPSLQLFNTYPWLGALLRLHRPVLQKIEEVRSILRTLLEGRRPPKARGGPVKSYMDALIQQGQGKEPQGLFTEANMVACALDMVMAGTETTSATLQWAALLMGKHPSVQGQVQAELDRVLGPGRLPRLEDQRSLPYTNAVLHEVQRFITLLPHVPRCTAADTQLGSYLLPKGTPVIPLLSSVLLDKTQWETPRQFNPGHFLDAKGRFVKRAAFLPFSAGRRICVGESLARSELFLLFAGLLHRYRLLPPPGLSPTALDTTPAPAFTMRPPAQALCVVPRPGGSYPGDQL; via the exons ATGGCCCTGCTGCTCCTGGGgatcctgctgctgcttctggggCTCTGGGGGCTGCTGCGAACCTgcacccacaccccctccccagcccctcgcTGGCCCCCTGGACCGCGCCCACTCCCACTCATTGGAAACCTGCACTTGCTGCGTATGTCACAGCAGGACCGGTCACTGATGGAG CTCTCCGAACGGTACGGGCCGGTGTTCACTGTCCACTTGGGACGCCAGAAGACGGTGGTGCTGGCTGGCTACGAGGCTGTGAAGGAGGCCCTGGTGGGCACCGGGCCGCAGCTGGCTGATCGGCCCCCCATCGCCATCTTCCAGCTCATCCAGGGAGGTGGGG GCATCTTCTTCTCATCTGGGGCACGCTGGAGGGCCGCCCGCCAGTTCACTGTGCGCACCCTCCACAgcctgggtgtggggagggggcctgtGGCCAGCAAGGTCCTGCAGGAGCTGAGGTGCCTCATGGGGGAGCTGGACGGCTACAGAG GCCAGCCCTTTCCCCTGGCTCTGCTGGGCTGGGCCCCCTCCAACATCACGTTCACGCTGCTCTTTGGCCGGCGGTTTGAATACCAGGATCCTGTGTTCGTGTCCCTGTTGAGCCTTATCGATGAGGTCATGGTACTCCTGGGGACCCCCAGCCTGCAG ctattCAACACCTACCCCTGGCTCGGGGCCCTCCTCCGGCTTCACCGGCCTGTCCTGCAGAAGATAGAGGAGGTCCGCTCTATCCTGAGGACCCTGCTGGAGGGGCGGCGGCCCCCCAAGGCCAGGGGAGGCCCTGTGAAGAGCTACATGGACGCCTTGATCCAGCAGGGCCAG GGGAAAGAGCCCCAAGGCCTGTTTACCGAGGCCAACATGGTGGCCTGTGCCCTGGACATGGTCATGGCCGGTACAGAGACCACGTCGGCCACGCTGCAGTGGGCTGCCCTCCTGATGGGCAAGCACCCGAGTGTGCAAG GCCAGGTGCAGGCAGAGCTGGACCGTGTGCTGGGGCCCGGGCGGCTCCCCCGGCTGGAGGACCAGCGGTCCCTGCCCTACACCAATGCTGTGCTGCACGAGGTCCAGCGGTTCATCACCCTCTTGCCCCATGTGCCTCGGTGCACGGCGGCTGACACCCAGCTGGGCAGCTACCTGCTCCCCAAG GGCACGCCTGTGATCCCCCTGCTGAGCTCAGTGCTCCTGGACAAGACACAGTGGGAGACACCTCGCCAGTTCAACCCGGGCCATTTCCTGGATGCTAAGGGGCGCTTTGTGAAGCGGGCCGctttcctgcctttctctgcAG GCCGCCGCATCTGCGTGGGGGAGAGCCTGGCCAGGTCGGAGCTGTTCCTGCTCTTTGCCGGCCTCCTCCACAGATACCGCCTGCTGCCCCCGCCTGGCCTCAGCCCCACTGCCCTGGACACCACGCCTGCCCCGGCCTTCACCATGCGGCCGCCAGCCCAGGCCCTCTGTGTGGTGCCCAGGCCCGGGGGCTCTTACCCAGGAGACCAGCTCTGA